A single genomic interval of Mucilaginibacter boryungensis harbors:
- a CDS encoding TlpA family protein disulfide reductase, with protein sequence MFFNWLPYQESSISLTIAPGRADSISLSYSYPDFIFVDNQLGILNGPGGHVVCDIKTTNFRNAQIMFKGSFALENKYYLAYYQYLGNTDNESRPYYNAGEKLNDFNRFPAIADSITQIRLNFLEKYVEPVSQWFKKHEYQRLVYNGNMRKYNVLIDKEFHTGKAFLVRPDYYSFEKQIKLINKDMILNTSYVWATDFYLNRLSKQVIKKVPDAMLYVIDSLCKNTLESDVLKMRRLGVIYTSSKAKYDIIYKSVSFVNQGNRIHNNDLIQAKLGLPKVGARVPAVTLTDINGKQVSLSDYAGKPIIINFWAIWCAPCIGEFPKENKIYQQYKNRGLVMINICIDSDRERWQQISKRANLQMINLFADAENYKVIKAKFNIGAIPRGIAIDRNFKVVDNYLPRANLLSVQEIEALIKN encoded by the coding sequence ATGTTTTTTAACTGGCTGCCTTACCAGGAAAGCAGTATCAGCTTAACTATTGCTCCGGGTAGGGCAGACAGCATTAGTTTATCATACAGCTACCCCGATTTTATATTTGTTGATAACCAATTAGGTATATTGAATGGCCCGGGCGGGCATGTGGTGTGCGATATTAAAACCACTAATTTTAGAAACGCGCAAATTATGTTTAAAGGCAGTTTTGCTTTAGAGAATAAATATTATCTGGCGTATTACCAGTATTTAGGTAACACTGATAACGAGAGCCGACCATATTATAACGCAGGTGAAAAACTAAACGATTTCAACAGATTCCCCGCAATTGCCGATTCAATCACCCAAATAAGATTGAATTTTTTAGAAAAATATGTTGAACCGGTATCGCAGTGGTTTAAAAAGCACGAATACCAACGCCTGGTGTATAACGGTAATATGCGTAAATATAATGTGCTGATTGATAAAGAATTTCATACGGGCAAAGCATTTCTTGTAAGGCCCGATTATTACAGCTTTGAAAAGCAAATAAAGCTGATTAATAAGGACATGATCCTTAATACATCGTACGTGTGGGCAACCGATTTTTACCTGAACAGGTTATCAAAGCAAGTCATCAAAAAAGTGCCTGATGCAATGCTGTATGTAATTGATAGTCTTTGTAAAAACACGCTCGAGAGTGATGTGCTGAAAATGCGCCGCCTGGGAGTGATTTATACCAGTTCAAAAGCCAAATACGATATTATTTACAAGTCGGTTAGTTTTGTTAATCAAGGTAACCGGATACATAACAACGATTTAATACAGGCTAAGCTTGGTTTACCGAAGGTAGGGGCAAGGGTACCTGCTGTAACCCTAACAGATATTAACGGCAAGCAGGTATCGCTAAGCGATTATGCCGGTAAACCTATAATTATAAACTTTTGGGCTATTTGGTGCGCACCCTGTATTGGAGAATTCCCTAAGGAGAATAAAATATATCAGCAATATAAAAACCGAGGATTGGTGATGATCAATATCTGTATTGATTCGGATCGCGAACGCTGGCAGCAAATAAGCAAGCGCGCTAACCTGCAAATGATCAACCTGTTTGCCGATGCAGAAAACTATAAAGTCATAAAAGCAAAATTTAACATTGGCGCTATACCCCGCGGCATTGCTATTGACCGCAATTTTAAAGTAGTGGATAATTATTTACCACGGGCAAATTTATTATCAGTACAGGAAATAGAAGCCCTAATTAAGAATTAA
- the kdsB gene encoding 3-deoxy-manno-octulosonate cytidylyltransferase — translation MKVLGIIPARYASTRFPGKPLIDIGGKSMIQRVYEQAKKCDALADVFVATDDQRIFDHVIAFGGKAVMTADAHPSGTDRCAEVARLHPEYDVVINIQGDEPFIDPEQITKVAGCFKEAGTQLATLIKQIHSTDELYNFATPKVIINTNSEAIYFSRSPIPHVRGQEPQHWLYHNTYYKHIGIYGYKSDVLQQITQLPVSSLEKAESLEQLRWVENGYRIKVALTDMESHAVDVPEDLEKLKF, via the coding sequence ATGAAAGTCCTCGGTATTATCCCCGCACGTTACGCATCTACCCGGTTTCCAGGGAAGCCATTGATTGATATTGGCGGCAAAAGCATGATACAGCGGGTGTACGAACAGGCAAAAAAATGCGACGCCCTGGCCGATGTTTTTGTAGCCACCGATGACCAGCGGATATTTGATCACGTGATAGCTTTTGGCGGTAAGGCCGTAATGACTGCCGACGCCCATCCCAGCGGTACTGACCGTTGCGCTGAAGTGGCGCGACTGCATCCTGAATATGATGTCGTCATAAACATACAAGGCGATGAACCTTTTATTGACCCCGAACAAATTACCAAAGTAGCTGGCTGTTTTAAAGAAGCAGGAACACAATTAGCGACCCTTATCAAACAAATACACAGCACCGACGAACTTTATAACTTTGCTACGCCAAAGGTGATCATCAACACCAACAGCGAAGCCATTTATTTTTCACGCTCCCCCATCCCCCATGTGCGCGGCCAGGAGCCCCAGCATTGGCTTTATCATAACACCTATTACAAACACATTGGTATTTATGGCTACAAAAGCGACGTGCTGCAGCAAATAACGCAATTGCCGGTATCGTCGTTAGAAAAAGCCGAAAGCCTGGAGCAATTGCGCTGGGTTGAAAACGGCTACCGAATAAAAGTAGCGTTAACCGATATGGAAAGCCATGCGGTAGATGTGCCGGAAGACTTGGAGAAACTGAAATTTTAA
- a CDS encoding CTP synthase, protein MTKYIFVTGGVTSSLGKGIISASLAKLLQSRGYRVTIQKFDPYINIDPGTLNPYEHGECYVTEDGAETDLDLGHYERFLNTPTSQSNNITTGRIYQNVINREREGAFLGKTVQVVPHITDEIKRNFRILGESGDYDIVITEIGGTVGDIESLPFVEAVRQFKWEMGSGNALVIHLTLIPFLAAAGELKTKPTQHSVKMLLEYGIQPDILVCRTEHHINQDIRKKIALFCNVNINAVIESIDAPSIYDVPLLMLREQLDKTVLTKLKLPNKNEPDLENWKDFLGRLKNPTAEIRIGLVGKYVELPDAYKSIIESFVHAGAKNECKVKVVSIQSEHLTPENAIEKLTGLCGVLVAPGFGERGFEGKIAAIKYVRENNIPFFGICLGMQCAVVEYGRNVLGLTDASSTEMNPGTSNPVIAMMEDQKNIKNMGGTMRLGAYACDLKAGSKAAAIYGKNHITERHRHRYEFNNEYLKAYKEAGMIPSGMNPDNGLVEVVELKNHPFFIGAQFHPELKSTVANPHPLFVNFVAASLAYARKK, encoded by the coding sequence ATGACCAAATATATCTTTGTTACGGGCGGCGTTACTTCGTCGTTAGGAAAAGGAATTATCTCGGCATCGCTGGCTAAACTCCTTCAATCACGTGGTTACCGCGTAACTATTCAAAAGTTCGATCCTTACATTAATATCGACCCGGGAACACTAAATCCCTACGAGCATGGCGAGTGCTATGTTACCGAAGATGGTGCCGAAACCGACCTTGACCTGGGCCATTATGAACGTTTTCTGAACACCCCTACCTCACAATCAAACAACATTACTACCGGCCGCATTTATCAAAATGTCATCAATCGCGAACGCGAGGGTGCTTTCCTTGGTAAAACCGTGCAGGTGGTGCCACACATTACAGACGAAATTAAACGCAATTTCCGCATTTTAGGCGAAAGCGGCGATTATGATATTGTGATCACTGAAATAGGCGGTACTGTTGGCGATATTGAATCATTACCGTTTGTGGAAGCTGTGCGCCAGTTTAAATGGGAAATGGGTTCGGGCAATGCTTTGGTCATTCACCTTACACTTATACCTTTCCTTGCCGCAGCCGGCGAATTAAAAACCAAGCCAACCCAGCACTCCGTTAAAATGCTGCTGGAATATGGTATACAGCCCGATATTTTGGTTTGCCGCACCGAGCATCACATTAACCAGGATATCCGTAAAAAGATCGCTCTGTTCTGTAACGTAAATATCAATGCGGTAATTGAATCGATAGATGCGCCAAGTATTTACGATGTGCCTTTGCTGATGCTGCGCGAACAGTTGGATAAAACTGTGCTAACCAAATTAAAGCTCCCTAACAAAAATGAACCCGACCTGGAAAACTGGAAAGACTTTTTAGGTCGCCTTAAAAACCCTACAGCCGAGATCCGCATTGGATTGGTAGGCAAATATGTAGAGTTGCCCGATGCTTATAAATCTATCATTGAATCATTTGTACACGCGGGCGCTAAAAACGAGTGTAAAGTAAAAGTGGTAAGTATACAATCAGAACACCTTACCCCTGAAAACGCTATTGAAAAACTAACCGGCCTTTGTGGCGTGTTGGTAGCGCCTGGTTTTGGCGAGCGTGGTTTTGAAGGTAAAATTGCCGCCATTAAATATGTGCGCGAGAATAATATCCCATTTTTTGGTATCTGTTTAGGCATGCAGTGCGCCGTGGTTGAGTACGGCCGCAACGTGTTAGGTTTAACCGACGCCAGCAGTACAGAGATGAACCCCGGCACTTCTAATCCGGTTATTGCCATGATGGAAGATCAGAAAAACATCAAAAACATGGGTGGCACTATGCGCCTGGGCGCTTACGCCTGCGATTTAAAAGCCGGCAGTAAAGCGGCCGCCATTTACGGAAAAAACCATATTACTGAAAGGCACCGCCATCGCTATGAGTTTAATAATGAATACCTTAAAGCATACAAAGAAGCCGGAATGATACCATCGGGCATGAACCCGGATAACGGTTTGGTTGAGGTTGTTGAGCTTAAAAATCATCCATTTTTCATCGGTGCGCAATTTCATCCCGAATTAAAATCAACGGTTGCAAATCCTCACCCACTTTTTGTTAACTTTGTCGCCGCTTCGCTGGCCTATGCCCGCAAGAAATAA